A genomic stretch from Etheostoma cragini isolate CJK2018 chromosome 8, CSU_Ecrag_1.0, whole genome shotgun sequence includes:
- the abhd2b gene encoding monoacylglycerol lipase ABHD2 isoform X1 has protein sequence MCCFLLLAFISKSRSFIRALERVLSFLILSHSSAVNIRCSAQLRVDPTRTRTDHQKQRCTGSEHHRTKRRGPQPLCFLQSQTTKSSTVSTMTTIGDGDMNTCGPELPAMFDGMKLAAVATVLYIIVRCLNLKSTTSPPEIIHQDTLLNRYLFKSCPMLTKEYIPPLLWGKSGHLQTALYGKMGRVNTPTPCGVRKFLPMQDGATASFDLFEARGDHSTGDDITMVICPGIGNHSEKNYIRTFVDYSQQQGYRCAVLNHLGALPNMELTSPRMFTYGCTWEYEAMVSNIKQAFPQTLLIVVGFSLGGNIVCKFLGEKQSNQDRVLCCVTVCQGYSALRAQETFLQWDQCRRLYNFVLADNMKKLILSHRSSLLGLNSSNICDADLGRLYAATSLMQIDDSIMRKFHGYGSLKEYYEKESCVHYMKNVTVPLLLVNSSDDPLIHQSLLDIPRTLAEKMPNVIFVLTQHGGHLGFFEGAVLLPQPLTWMDKVIVQYTNAICQWEKNLPACQKDSQHDRNSCLQSTGVTQSG, from the exons atgtgttgttttttactgttgGCTTTTATATCTAAAAGTCGGAGCTTTATAAGAGCACTTGAACGCGTTCTGAGTTTCCTGATACTCAGTCACTCGTCTGCTGTAAACATACGGTGTTCAGCTCAACTCCGGGTGGATCCGACCAGAACCCGAACAGACCACCAAAAACAGCGATG CACTGGGAGTGAGCATCATCGGACAAAAAGAAGAGGACCACAGCCTCTGTGTTTTCTTCAAAGTCAGACAACAaa GTCCTCTACTGTGTCTACAATGACCACCATTGGAGACGGTGACATGAACACCTGTGGCCCGGAGCTGCCGGCCATGTTTGATGGCATGAAGCTGGCAGCGGTGGCAACTGTCCTCTACATCATTGTCCGCTGTCTGAACCTAAAGAGTACCACATCACCACCAGAGATCATCCACCAGGATACACTGCTCAACCGCTACCTCTTCAAATCCTGCCCAATGCTGACCAAAGA ATACATTCCTCCCTTATTGTGGGGCAAAAGTGGTCATCTCCAGACGGCCCTGTATGGCAAGATGGGGCGTGTCAACACTCCAACACCCTGCGGGGTCCGCAAGTTCCTCCCAATGCAGGACGGGGCCACAGCGTCCTTTGACCTCTTTGAGGCTCGTGGAGACCACAGCACAGGAG aTGACATTACCATGGTGATCTGCCCTGGGATCGGTAACCATAGTGAGAAGAACTACATACGGACCTTTGTGGATTACTCCCAGCAGCAGGGTTACCGCTGCGCCGTCCTCAACCACCTGGGTGCCCTGCCCAACATGGAGCTCACCTCTCCCCGCATGTTCACCTACG GTTGTACCTGGGAGTATGAGGCAATGGTGAGCAACATCAAACAAGCTTTTCCTCAGACGCTGCTGATTGTTGTGGGCTTCAGTCTTGGAGGGAACATCGTCTGTAAGTTTCTGGGAGAGAAACAATCCAACCAGGACCGAGTGCTCTGCTGCGTCACCGTCTGTCAGGGTTACAGCGCCCTCAG gGCCCAGGAAACATTCCTTCAGTGGGACCAGTGCCGGAGGCTCTACAACTTTGTGTTGGCGGACAACATGAAGAAGCTCATCCTGTCACACAG GAGCAGTTTGCTTGGCCTGAACTCCAGCAACATTTGTGACGCGGACCTGGGCAGACTGTACGCAGCCACGTCTCTGATGCAGATTGACGACAGCATCATGAG GAAATTCCACGGCTACGGCTCCTTGAAGGAGTACTACGAGAAGGAGAGCTGCGTGCACTACATGAAGAAC GTCACTGTGCCTCTTCTCCTGGTAAACTCTTCAGACGACCCACTCATTCACCAGTCACTTCTGGATATTCCACGCACACTTGCAG AAAAGATGCCCAATGTGATATTCGTCTTGACCCAACACGGAGGCCACCTGGGCTTCTTTGAGGGAGCCGTGCTGTTACCTCAACCTCTCACCTGGATGGACAAGGTCATAGTGCAGTACACCAATGCCATCTGCCAGTGGGAGAAGAACCTGCCGGCCTGCCAGAAGGACAGCCAACATGACAGGAACTCATGCCTGCAGAGCACAGGGGTAACACAAAGTGGATAA
- the abhd2b gene encoding monoacylglycerol lipase ABHD2 isoform X2, whose amino-acid sequence MTTIGDGDMNTCGPELPAMFDGMKLAAVATVLYIIVRCLNLKSTTSPPEIIHQDTLLNRYLFKSCPMLTKEYIPPLLWGKSGHLQTALYGKMGRVNTPTPCGVRKFLPMQDGATASFDLFEARGDHSTGDDITMVICPGIGNHSEKNYIRTFVDYSQQQGYRCAVLNHLGALPNMELTSPRMFTYGCTWEYEAMVSNIKQAFPQTLLIVVGFSLGGNIVCKFLGEKQSNQDRVLCCVTVCQGYSALRAQETFLQWDQCRRLYNFVLADNMKKLILSHRSSLLGLNSSNICDADLGRLYAATSLMQIDDSIMRKFHGYGSLKEYYEKESCVHYMKNVTVPLLLVNSSDDPLIHQSLLDIPRTLAEKMPNVIFVLTQHGGHLGFFEGAVLLPQPLTWMDKVIVQYTNAICQWEKNLPACQKDSQHDRNSCLQSTGVTQSG is encoded by the exons ATGACCACCATTGGAGACGGTGACATGAACACCTGTGGCCCGGAGCTGCCGGCCATGTTTGATGGCATGAAGCTGGCAGCGGTGGCAACTGTCCTCTACATCATTGTCCGCTGTCTGAACCTAAAGAGTACCACATCACCACCAGAGATCATCCACCAGGATACACTGCTCAACCGCTACCTCTTCAAATCCTGCCCAATGCTGACCAAAGA ATACATTCCTCCCTTATTGTGGGGCAAAAGTGGTCATCTCCAGACGGCCCTGTATGGCAAGATGGGGCGTGTCAACACTCCAACACCCTGCGGGGTCCGCAAGTTCCTCCCAATGCAGGACGGGGCCACAGCGTCCTTTGACCTCTTTGAGGCTCGTGGAGACCACAGCACAGGAG aTGACATTACCATGGTGATCTGCCCTGGGATCGGTAACCATAGTGAGAAGAACTACATACGGACCTTTGTGGATTACTCCCAGCAGCAGGGTTACCGCTGCGCCGTCCTCAACCACCTGGGTGCCCTGCCCAACATGGAGCTCACCTCTCCCCGCATGTTCACCTACG GTTGTACCTGGGAGTATGAGGCAATGGTGAGCAACATCAAACAAGCTTTTCCTCAGACGCTGCTGATTGTTGTGGGCTTCAGTCTTGGAGGGAACATCGTCTGTAAGTTTCTGGGAGAGAAACAATCCAACCAGGACCGAGTGCTCTGCTGCGTCACCGTCTGTCAGGGTTACAGCGCCCTCAG gGCCCAGGAAACATTCCTTCAGTGGGACCAGTGCCGGAGGCTCTACAACTTTGTGTTGGCGGACAACATGAAGAAGCTCATCCTGTCACACAG GAGCAGTTTGCTTGGCCTGAACTCCAGCAACATTTGTGACGCGGACCTGGGCAGACTGTACGCAGCCACGTCTCTGATGCAGATTGACGACAGCATCATGAG GAAATTCCACGGCTACGGCTCCTTGAAGGAGTACTACGAGAAGGAGAGCTGCGTGCACTACATGAAGAAC GTCACTGTGCCTCTTCTCCTGGTAAACTCTTCAGACGACCCACTCATTCACCAGTCACTTCTGGATATTCCACGCACACTTGCAG AAAAGATGCCCAATGTGATATTCGTCTTGACCCAACACGGAGGCCACCTGGGCTTCTTTGAGGGAGCCGTGCTGTTACCTCAACCTCTCACCTGGATGGACAAGGTCATAGTGCAGTACACCAATGCCATCTGCCAGTGGGAGAAGAACCTGCCGGCCTGCCAGAAGGACAGCCAACATGACAGGAACTCATGCCTGCAGAGCACAGGGGTAACACAAAGTGGATAA